Proteins from a single region of Hordeum vulgare subsp. vulgare chromosome 6H, MorexV3_pseudomolecules_assembly, whole genome shotgun sequence:
- the LOC123404042 gene encoding uncharacterized protein LOC123404042 produces the protein MEISLDALLGMQQHGQDLTYRLAQGVSGLLLHVQPPQLPWPAPPLPLKLISFDIKLPAVPFVGGGGVDLPAVAVASFVEIGSRLGQAGSDLGASVGGAVQQLSRQIPVPFRSVPRPPTPPVRSPRCTPRTSSVRATVPVPSPSSPPPPRASARRRSTRGHCFGRSQRSSAKTGTRRWPSTGISSCSGSSPGISCPSGEHSSSSSMSDGRTHPSNLFNKIIEGGCKRNIKMRGLEAYMSQTSANMLIRACIVKKEPALLVSIIHV, from the exons ATGGAGATCTCCCTCGACGCGCTGCTGGGCATGCAGCAGCACGGGCAGGACCTGACCTACAGGCTCGCGCAGGGCGTCTCGGGCCTCCTCCTCCACGTGCAGCCGCCGCAGCTCCCGTGGCCCGCCCCGCCGCTGCCGCTCAAGCTCATCTccttcgacatcaagctccccgcCGTGCCCTTCGTCGGCGGCGGGGGCGTCGACCTCCCCGCCGTGGCCGTCGCCTCCTTCGTCGAGATCGGCAGCCGGCTCGGGCAGGCGGGCTCCGACCTCGGCGCCTCCGTCGGCGGCGCCGTGCAGCAGCTGTCGCGGCAGATTCCCGTGCCGTTCCGCTCCGTGCCGCGGCCGCCGACCCCGCCTGTGCGCTCGCCGCGCTGCACACCGCGCACTTCGTCGGTCCGCGCGACCGTGCCGGTGCCgtcgccttcctcgccgccaccgccacgagcCTC GGCAAGGCGACGGAGTACGAGAGGGCACTGTTTCGGGCGCTCTCAACGCTCGTCGGCGAAGACAGGGACACGGAGGTGGCCGTCGACCGGCATTTCCAG CTGCTCAGGGAGTTCCCCAGGGATCTCATGTCCCTCAGGAGAACACAGCTCATCTTCTTCTATGTCGGACGGCCGGACACATCCCTCGAATTTGTTCAACAA AATTATTGAAGGCGGTTGCAAAAGAAATATAAAGATGAGAGGTCTTGAAGCTTACATGAGCCAAACAAGTGCAAACATGCTTATACGTGCTTGCATCGTGAAGAAGGAGCCGGCCTTGCTTGTCTCAATAATACATGTGTAA